The sequence below is a genomic window from Lycium ferocissimum isolate CSIRO_LF1 chromosome 9, AGI_CSIRO_Lferr_CH_V1, whole genome shotgun sequence.
taagacaaataattttaaaaaatggccgtaaccaaacaaaaaacaaaaacgaacataagaatttataaaaaaaagccATCCAAAAACGGGCTCTATGTCAATTTATACAAATTTTCAAGTATGTAATGTCACTTTTTAAAACGTTAAAAAACTATACATTAATTCACACCGAAAATTAGATACTTTTATCCTCGTCTTTCAAACCGGCTACACATAAAATTGAGAGGCCGAGAATTTTATAGTTTGACAGGACATAAAATGAATCTGACATATGAAATGGGggttcaatatgttttcttcaagtgacaATCTTCGGATATTGTCTCAAATGGAAAACATGTTCTATCTCATAAACATATGGTGCGGGATATGCAGCCCAAAGTCCATAACTTGAGGGTATATTGATGGTATAGATCCTTTTGTAAGTAGTAGGTCAGTTTCTAAAATTATCAAGTAATGACTATAAAAATATAGTTTGTGTAAAAGATTTACAGCGAAATTATTTGGATCATTTCATGTTTATAAAACAACACCATGTGCTAAAAAAACGGATTCTAGATTTTAAATAAGTAGATGCGGGGTAGACTTTTGCTGTAGTCATTATTCctcaaactatttttttatagtCATTACTTCGATTTACAGTGAAATTATTTGGATCGAATCATATTTAAAACAACACCATGtgcttaaaaaagaaagaatgactTTTGATACATACTTAGGAAGTCTTTACGATGGTTAAGGGGTTAAAATTACAACATCCCGTGTTCAAACTTGGGTCATGatatatctatatttttttGACACCCTTAATATAAATCTAGCTGTTCATTCGATTTTATATACATTAGCACTACGATTATTAGATGGAACTTTGCAAGTTCACGCTTTTAATTTACTtctcaattaaaaaaatggcacaaaaaGGTGTTGCATATTATAGTTTTATAGATAGAACTTAGAATGACATTAAGTATGACTAGATAGTGGCGGAGCTAGGATTTTTTTTACTAAGAGAGTTCAAAATTATGAGAaagtaaatacacgaagaagtAAAATGGAGTTTAGCATCTActatttatattattaattttaaccATTAAAAGCAATGTAATTTTCCGCCGAAGGAGATTCGGATGAACCCCGTAACTCCAACTTGGGTCCGCCCATGTGACCAGAGATGGAGCTAGGATTTGAAGCTTATGGGTTTGAGATTTTGGTCCTTTTAAGTTACTggattctaaattaataatttgtacatattaaaaggatttcttaaaataaatatgGAATTTGGACCAAAGATACTAGGTTCGGTCAAACCCGTAACCTACACGCTAGCTCGGCCCTGCATATGATAATCTTTTTTAGTTTTGATAAGACATAGGACAGTCAGAGTCTCGGAGTCTCTTTTTGAGcggaagaaaaagaatatttgaaaattgaagtCGGAAAAAAGTTAGTCAGAAATTAATTTTCTGCTTTGACGTGAACGGAAAAGAAGtttgtgaaagttgaagttgGCAATAGGCCTGTGCAGAAATCGGTTCAACCCGAATTTCCAAACCGATTCGAAACAATTCGGATAATTCAATTTGGATAATACAATTCGATTTCGATTTACAAATGCAATTGTAAAATATTATGGTTTAACGGTTCGGATACGGCTGGCTTCAATTATCAACCGAACCGacccaaacaaatcaaatttaTATGCCACTAATGACTAATATGACTATGACTAATACTCTAATAGTCTAACTATATATATGCTTAATACTTAATAGTaaagtaatatttatttaacttcAGAAGTGGTGCAAACAAATGTCTGCATGCACACCGTGCACTGGATATTTATGGCCTTCATGTTGGCCTCAAGCTAACTTATTTTggtctttcatcttttcaacgTTCTTTTTGCGAGCCATCGTTGCCTTTTGGCCATTGCCTCCACTCATGGctttgtttgttctttgatCTTAGCTTTGTACAAAttagattgttttttttttttttttttttttttttgaggatgGAAATTGAGTTATTATGCTTGTCTGCACGAGTTGCAAGATCTTTgaattattaatttggtatatgTAATGTGGTGTTGGCGGATTTGTATGCTTGCACAAGTTGTCAAGCTcttgttttgctatttataTGCTATTATGCTTGCAAGTTTATGGTTTTTTTCTTGGTTAATGTCTTGGTTATAAGGCTATAAATTTAGGATCTCAATATTTTTTGTTATGGTTACTCTAAAACTTAAATGAAAATAGTTGCTTGTTTAAATTTCGCACAAATCGATTTGTGTAACTGAACCGAAATAATGAAAAACGAATCGAATTGAACATAGAATGGATCCAGTTTGGTTGAGAATTTTAAAAAGTCGAAATTCGAAATTTCAACTCGATGATGGacaaaaccgaaccgaaccgaaccgattcGTGCACAGGCCTAGTTGGCAAGTAGAAGTTCAAGATTTGAAAAACTTCATTAAATCTCCAAATTATAGGACCGATTCACATACagcaaaatataaataaatacaacaaTCTGCACTCCATTGCGAAGCTTGTGAATAAAATAACCAAAAGTcccaaagtaaaaaaaaaaaaaaaaaaaaaaatctttctttggTATTACACACTTCTTAGGAGAAAAGCAAATGCCATACAGAGACCAGCAGCAAGAAATGTGGAGAAAATAGTGACCCTAGTAGGCATTCTTCCTTTATCACCTCTCAAAACCATAGCTTCATAAATTGGTAAGCAATTTATTACTACAAAACCAGCAATAAACATTTGGATAAAGAGACCATCCAAATTTTGATCACCCTTGAAACTTTCAGCTACTGATTTGAGAAATGCCACTAAATTGATAATTGATGCCGTTGCCAGTGTAACGAACATGGGCGAAACAACCCTAAATTCGAAAATTCCTTGCTGATACCTTTTACCTTGATCATTATCGACTACTTTGCTTGTTACGGTGAACCCTTGTGTAGATAGGCCTAAGTGTTTAGTTAAATTCTCAATTGTTCCAAATAGATAACATGATAATCCCCTTATCATCCACATTCTTTGGTCACTCCACCACCTTTTAAATGTCCCTTGAAAAGACATAAAAATGAAGCAATCTTGTCCATATGCTCCGAGGAACAAAAAAAACGTACAAGAAAACCATGGATTTGAAACCTGAAATCcgattaaaaaaatttatttttagatatATCTATAAGGAACTTGGGAGAGAAATTAACTTAAAATGGCGCCCGCACAACAAAATAGCTGGCagatgtataatatatatatatatatgtatatagagtgtataatatatgtatattggctAGTGACTGTGAATAATTTTGGCCGAGCGGCGAAAATGTGTAACCTCCTCATAATACTATCTAGGCCAattatttcttatctcattATGATTTTTTCTTGCATATGgttattgatgaaaatgaatcGGTGCATACCTTTGGAAAGATGGCAACCCCATTGAGGAGGCTAAGTTGAGGAATGAAGGCATATAGAGTAATTGGTATTGACCAAATGGGCCAAAATGCATAGTGAGCATAACAATGGGCCCTAACAAGGCCCATGTACTGAACCCCAAAAGTTAACGGGCTATATTTTGAGAAAGCAACTTCAAGTAGGCCCACAGACCACCTTTTGTTTTGGCTGACCACATCATAGAGAGAAATAGGTACATCTCCTAAAAATGCAGGCCTTTTAGGATAGCAAAACACAGATTTCCAACCCTCACATTGAAGTCTAAAACCAGTGAAGTAAATCCTCCACCAGTGATCCATACCTAAAGCCCATCTGCATAATTTTGCAggaaaattgacataaatagacacccacaacaaaaaaaatccaGTAAATAATGTGCACATAATAAatgggtatgctatgtatactGACTAGTGGAGATAAATATATTTCGCTGAGCGGCCAAATATGTAACTTTCTCAATTTTGAATATGTCAATTTGTGGCAAGAAGATTTAATATATATGACACATTTGGATTGATTGCCACGAAAAGTTTTCGCTGCAGTTATGCTCCACATTTCACTGAGTTATTTCTTGTTGCTTTCAACTCCAACAACTTTTTCGTGGCACTACAATCAGCAAATTTGAACCGATTGCCACCAAAAAGAAGGGGTGGTTTTAATTCAGTCATAAGTAATAATGAgacatacacaaaagaatgtttTCTAATCTATGAATCAATCAACTATGACAAATTTATGTTGGAGTATAGTAATAAtagttatataaattatatgTTTATATAAAAACAGAGTATTGGCAAGTTCGAACCCATTGCCATGAAAGTAGTCGATTCAATTGTACTCTATATTCACCGACTTATGCAGATGCTACCTTCAACTCTAACAACTTCTTTTGTGAAATTAGTTCGAACTTGCCATATCTATTAGATCTCGTGGCAAGTTTTAATCAATTGCCACGAAAAAAGTTGCTAATGCAATTATACTCTACATTCACTGTTACCAAGAATTTATTAAGATAGGGGTAAATATTCAGtataaaactcaccttggaaCCCCAATTACTTTCATTCTCATAGTTGCAACTTGCTACATAATGGGCTTGCTGTAAGAtttcttgggcctgtatgggcTTATTCACAACATGATCCGGAACCAGTTCTTGAATTTCGGGCTTCTCAAACGACGATGGACTCCCGAAAAAAGCCCGACGACGGAAAAAGCATCCAGTTCCGACATTATTGGGCCCAGAAAGCCCATCCATGCCCACTGGATTTGAATGAAACAAGGCTTTGAATTCACCACCATAAATATCTGCGTCGTTGAGCCCATGATAACACTGAGGAAACTGAACATAGGCTAAAGTGGGCCATAATGTTTGGTCCAAGAAGTAACATAAAGCCCGTTGAGGTGTTGATGGATCATTAAAGTACATGTCACAATCCAGTGTCAATATTATAGGGGCAATTCGCGATTTTACCTTAACTTTGGGTAAGTGGtctttatttgattttgattttaatttgaaaTGTTTTATGTTTGTTACTTTTAGAATATGAATTAATGTAAACCAATCgcctaaattttcaaaaaaaaaattcgcgaaccgaaaccgaaccgaaatttAAACTATCAAAAAACGACAACAGTTATTAAGAATTACATTTGTATCGGGACgcgtgtccaccttcaaaaccGAAACTTAGCCATAACCGAACCAAGAATCGAAAGTCCACCTACTTAAATTCCTTCCAAGAATAAATTAAGATAGGGGTAAATATTCAGTATAAAACTCACTTTTATCTGAACCCAATTATTTTTGTCATAGTTGC
It includes:
- the LOC132031897 gene encoding LOW QUALITY PROTEIN: cellulose synthase-like protein G3 (The sequence of the model RefSeq protein was modified relative to this genomic sequence to represent the inferred CDS: deleted 1 base in 1 codon), whose product is METTAVNDGLHSFKVNPLQLIVNRAYALIYLFAILALFYNHTLNLLNSTSFITFTISISILISDIILAFMWSTTQAFRMRPLTRKECPEKIKNFSNNNFPPLDIFICTADPYKEPPLNVVNTVLSVMAYDYCPIEKISVYVSDDGGSELTLFAFIEAAKFAVHWLPFCRENRIIERCPDAYFSSNYIENPETQKIKLMYESMKTRIENVMERGKVDEEYISNEEELQAFTKFWTAGFTRHNLPSIIRVLYDKGITGHGMPNLIYLSREKSKSSPHNFKAGALKALLRVSGIMTNAPIILTLDCDMYFNDPSTPQRALCYFLDQTLWPTLAYVQFPQCYHGLNDADIYGGEFKALFHSNPVGMDGLSGPNNVGTGCFFRRRAFFGSPSSFEKPEIQELVPDHVVNKPIQAQEILQQAHYVASCNYENESNWGSKMGFRYGSLVEDYFTGFRLQCEGWKSVFCYPKRPAFLGDVPISLYDVVSQNKRWSVGLLEVAFSKYSPLTFGVQYMGLVRAHCYAHYAFWPIWSIPITLYAFIPQLSLLNGVAIFPKVSNPWFSCTFFLFLGAYGQDCFIFMSFQGTFKRWWSDQRMWMIRGLSCYLFGTIENLTKHLGLSTQGFTVTSKVVDNDQGKRYQQGIFEFRVVSPMFVTLATASIINLVAFLKSVAESFKGDQNLDGLFIQMFIAGFVVINCLPIYEAMVLRGDKGRMPTRVTIFSTFLAAGLCMAFAFLLRSV